The Candidatus Stygibacter australis genome includes a window with the following:
- a CDS encoding YggT family protein, translating to MQESGFFTYLIYRALDLYTFAIIIRAILSWFTIKPNNPIYRFLISITEPFLKQIRKYLPKSTLDFSPIIAIILISILQRVIAGL from the coding sequence ATGCAGGAAAGTGGATTTTTTACCTATTTAATATATAGAGCATTAGATCTATATACATTTGCAATTATAATCAGGGCGATATTATCATGGTTTACGATAAAGCCCAATAATCCGATATACCGTTTTTTGATCAGTATCACAGAGCCCTTTCTGAAACAGATCAGAAAATATCTGCCGAAATCGACGCTAGATTTTTCACCGATAATAGCGATCATTTTAATCTCGATCCTGCAGCGAGTGATTGCAGGGTTATAG